The following coding sequences are from one Manis pentadactyla isolate mManPen7 chromosome 13, mManPen7.hap1, whole genome shotgun sequence window:
- the LOC118934671 gene encoding olfactory receptor 958-like, translated as MAIKNQTLVTEFILLGIPHTEGWETVLFAVFLIFYLCTLLGNLLILVAVVSDSHLHTPMYFFLGNLSVLDISFSSVSIPKMLANLLVRNQVISMGGCMCQVFFYHFLGSTECLLYTVMAYDRFAAICHPLRYTIIMNHRVCALLAAGTWFTSSFHATILTTLTFQLPYCGSNKVDYFFCDIFPVVKLACGNTVIIETVSFTNIGVIPMTCFLLILVSYVRIVLAVIKMQSAEGRRKAASTCASHLSVVTLFFVPCALIYTQPSLSEVLVTPLQIFGYVITPTLNPTIYTLRNKDVKGALKKLVGR; from the coding sequence ATGGCAATAAAGAACCAGACTTTGGTTACAGAGTTCATCCTGTTGGGCATCCCCCACACAGAGGGATGGGAAACTGTGCTCTTTGCTGTGTTCTTGATCTTCTACCTCTGCACTCTACTAGGAAACCTGCTCATCCTTGTCGCTGTGGTGTCTGATTCTCACCTCCACACTcctatgtatttctttcttggtaaCCTCTCTGTGCTGGACATCAGTTTCTCTTCTGTGAGCATCCCAAAGATGTTGGCTAACCTGCTGGTGAGGAACCAAGTCATCTCCATGGGTGGTTGCATGTGTCAGGTCTTTTTCTACCACTTCCTAGGCAGCACTGAGTGCTTGCTCTACACGGTGATGGCATATGACCGATTTGCTGCCATTTGCCACCCACTGCGTTACACCATCATCATGAACCACCGGGTGTGTGCCCTGCTGGCTGCTGGCACCTGGTTTACCAGCTCTTTTCATGCCACAATTCTAACTACACTGACTTTCCAACTGCCATACTGTGGGTCTAACAAAGTAGACTATTTCTTTTGTGACATCTTCCCTGTGGTCAAACTGGCCTGCGGGAATACCGTCATCATTGAGACAGTGAGCTTCACCAACATTGGCGTTATACCCATGACATGTTTCCTGCTCATTCTTGTTTCCTATGTCCGTATTGTCCTTGCAGTCATAAAGATGCAGTCTGCAGAAGGGAGGCGCAAGGCAGCCTCTACCTGTGCCTCCCACCTCTCAGTGGTCACACTGTTCTTTGTGCCCTGTGCCCTCATCTATACCCAGCCCTCTTTGAGTGAAGTGCTGGTAACACCACTACAAATCTTTGGCTATGTCATCACTCCCACACTGAACCCCACCATCTACACTCTGAGAAACAAAGATGTCAAGGGAGCCCTGAAGAAACTGGTTGGAAGATAG
- the LOC118934568 gene encoding olfactory receptor 958-like gives MAIKNQTLVTEFILLGIPHTEGWETVLFAVFLIFYLCTLLGNLLILVAVVSDSHLHTPMYFFLGNLSVLDISFSSVSTPKMLANLLVRNQVISMGGCMCQVFFYHFLGSTECLLYTVMAYDRFAAICHPLRYTIIMNHRVCALLAAGTWFTSSFHATILTTLTFQLPYCGSNKVDYFFCDIFPVVKLACGNTVIIETVSFTNIGLVPMTCFLLILVSYVRIVLAVIKMQSAEGRRKAASTCASHLSVVTLFFGPCALIYTQPSLSEVLVTPVQIFGNVVTPMLNPTIYTLRNKDVKGALKNLAGGQIFSEGF, from the coding sequence ATGGCGATAAAGAACCAGACTTTGGTTACAGAGTTCATCCTGTTGGGCATCCCCCACACAGAGGGATGGGAAACTGTGCTCTTTGCTGTGTTCTTGATCTTCTACCTCTGCACTCTACTAGGAAACCTGCTCATCCTTGTCGCTGTGGTGTCTGATTCTCACCTCCACACTcctatgtatttctttcttggtaaCCTCTCTGTGCTGGACATCAGTTTCTCTTCTGTGAGCACCCCAAAGATGTTGGCTAACCTGCTGGTGAGGAACCAAGTCATCTCCATGGGTGGTTGCATGTGTCAGGTCTTTTTCTACCACTTCCTAGGCAGCACTGAGTGCTTGCTCTACACGGTGATGGCATATGACCGATTTGCTGCCATCTGTCACCCATTGCGCTATACCATCATCATGAACCACCGGGTGTGTGCCCTGCTGGCTGCTGGCACCTGGTTTACCAGCTCTTTTCATGCCACGATTCTAACTACGCTGACTTTCCAACTGCCATACTGTGGGTCTAACAAAGTAGACTATTTCTTTTGTGACATCTTTCCTGTAGTCAAACTGGCCTGTGGGAATACCGTCATCATTGAGACAGTGAGCTTCACCAACATTGGCCTTGTGCCCATGACATGTTTCCTGCTCATCCTTGTTTCCTACGTCCGTATTGTCCTTGCAGTCATAAAGATGCAGTCTGCAGAAGGGAGGCGCAAGGCAGCCTCTACCTGTGCCTCCCACCTCTCAGTGGTCACACTGTTCTTTGGGCCCTGTGCCCTCATCTATACCCAGCCCTCTTTGAGTGAGGTGCTAGTAACTCCAGTACAAATCTTTGGCAATGTTgtcacccccatgctgaaccccacCATCTACACTCTGAGAAACAAAGATGTCAAGGGAGCCTTGAAGAACCTGGCCGGGGGACAGATTTTCTCAGAAGGTTTCTAG